The following are from one region of the Cloacibacterium normanense genome:
- a CDS encoding RagB/SusD family nutrient uptake outer membrane protein → MKNNKIFIGLAIAVLSLVTSCRNEDSLSPENETAITDASAFTTSTRIDGVLLSVYSSFKSGNVHGGRYVVYGDIRGEDILKETDNLVTAADIFSQIPTNSSNSITSFWSSSYYAINNANLFIDGMNAQGISVVGETKGKAYIAEAKALRAMLYYGLLQFFAKPYADGNGSKPGLPLRLTGIKGSGSSELARSTVGEVYTQILKDLNEAEADLPLSNGTATLNTTRVHKNTVIAFKTRVYLSMQKYTEAVNEANKIVSSTAPFTATTGVAHRLEANLSTVFTNYTTNESIFSLPMTNTAGDFPGTQNQIAYYWTPVTSLGGVGNGEYSVNPNGILANTTQFTANDKRRAFVLATNSGTKLWNMKFKTPNPYTDWVPVIRYAEVLLNLAEAKVRSTNTVDSQAIALLNAVHSRSDADKVFTAGDFASSASFLIALDNERRMEFMGEGHRTKDVTRLLATFPAHGSAPSKSLNDVGYIWPIPSAELSLNSLCVDN, encoded by the coding sequence ATGAAAAATAATAAAATATTTATAGGACTGGCAATAGCTGTATTATCTTTAGTTACTTCATGTAGAAATGAAGATTCTTTGTCTCCTGAAAACGAAACAGCGATTACTGATGCTTCTGCATTTACAACTTCAACTCGTATTGATGGAGTTTTGTTATCAGTGTATAGTTCTTTTAAAAGTGGAAATGTACATGGGGGTCGATATGTAGTTTATGGAGATATTAGAGGAGAAGACATTTTAAAAGAAACAGATAATTTAGTAACGGCGGCTGATATTTTTAGTCAAATACCTACGAATTCATCCAACTCTATTACGTCTTTTTGGTCAAGTAGTTATTACGCAATTAACAATGCTAATCTTTTTATTGACGGAATGAATGCGCAAGGTATAAGTGTAGTTGGAGAAACAAAGGGAAAAGCATATATTGCTGAGGCAAAGGCTCTTAGGGCAATGTTGTATTATGGGTTATTGCAGTTTTTTGCAAAACCGTATGCAGATGGTAATGGTTCTAAACCAGGTTTACCATTGCGTCTAACAGGTATCAAAGGAAGTGGTAGTTCAGAATTAGCTAGAAGTACTGTAGGCGAAGTCTATACACAAATTTTAAAAGATTTGAATGAAGCAGAGGCTGATTTACCTTTAAGTAATGGTACTGCAACTTTAAATACTACTCGTGTTCATAAAAATACTGTAATTGCTTTTAAAACAAGGGTTTATTTATCTATGCAGAAGTATACGGAAGCGGTAAACGAAGCAAATAAGATAGTTTCATCTACAGCTCCTTTCACTGCAACAACAGGGGTGGCGCATAGACTAGAAGCTAATTTGTCTACTGTTTTTACAAATTATACAACTAATGAGTCTATTTTTTCATTGCCAATGACTAATACTGCAGGTGATTTTCCTGGGACTCAAAATCAAATTGCATACTATTGGACTCCAGTGACTTCTTTAGGAGGAGTTGGTAATGGAGAATATTCAGTAAATCCGAACGGTATTTTGGCAAATACTACACAGTTTACCGCAAATGACAAAAGAAGAGCGTTTGTATTAGCAACCAATTCTGGAACTAAACTATGGAATATGAAGTTTAAAACCCCAAATCCTTATACTGATTGGGTGCCAGTAATTAGATATGCAGAGGTTCTACTTAATCTTGCAGAAGCTAAAGTTAGATCAACTAATACTGTTGATTCACAAGCAATTGCTTTATTAAATGCAGTGCATAGTCGTTCAGATGCGGATAAAGTTTTTACAGCTGGGGATTTTGCTTCATCAGCAAGTTTCTTAATTGCATTAGATAATGAGCGTAGAATGGAGTTTATGGGAGAAGGACACAGAACTAAAGATGTTACAAGGTTGTTAGCTACCTTCCCAGCTCATGGATCTGCACCATCTAAATCACTTAATGATGTAGGGTATATTTGGCCAATTCCTTCTGCTGAGTTATCACTTAATTCATTATGCGTTGATAATTAG